Proteins encoded by one window of Manis pentadactyla isolate mManPen7 chromosome X, mManPen7.hap1, whole genome shotgun sequence:
- the LOC118926290 gene encoding DNA-directed RNA polymerase II subunit GRINL1A-like, which yields MSSLPRGFEPQTPEDLGSQSLAELQEMLKRQERLLGDEKFICKLPDKGKKVLGSVVKLKAAIAEREEARVKSELFHPVSVDCKLRQKAIAVIDVDTDKAQNSAQILGTSSLVPSSSSIDTIKLCKATSEQQGLAHPTHKGDEEAPEVEYTVNKCPASSSRTSAPSSSEASERLPQHRVSSQAEDNSSSSDHLFIERSQRITVVDPDEHHSQENTGTENETGFGSGTQKKPPNMEVLEIRAPNPMLPPYKFKTNVLPSQRKDSFGHWQRGGPPISSAERRNRDKKRLDDITAARLLPLHHLPAQLLSIEDSLALQKQQEQNYEEMQAKLAAQKLAERLNIKM from the coding sequence ATGTCCTCACTGCCCCGCGGCTTCGAGCCCCAAACTCCCGAGGACTTGGGGTCGCAGAGTTTGGCGGAGCTGCAGGAGATGTTGAAGCGCCAGGAGAGACTTTTGGGCGATGAAAAATTCATTTGCAAATTGCCCGACAAAGGTAAAAAGGTCTTAGGCTCTGTTGTCAAACTGAAAGCTGCCATCGCAGAACGTGAAGAAGCTAGAGTAAAAAGTGAACTGTTTCATCCTGTTAGTGTAGACTGTAAGCTAAGGCAAAAAGCAATTGCAGTTATTGATGTGGACACGGATAAGGCCCAGAATTCTGCCCAGATACTTGGTACTTCATCACTAGTTCCCAGCTCTTCCTCCATAGATACCATCAAGTTATGTAAAGCAACCTCAGAACAACAGGGACTTGCACATCCTACTCACAAAGGCGATGAAGAGGCTCCAGAAGTTGAGTACACAGTGAACAAGTGTCCAGCTTCCAGCAGCAGAACCAGCGCGCCTTCCTCATCTGAAGCCAGTGAGCGTCTCCCTCAGCATCGTGTTTCAAGTCAAGCAGAAGACAACTCTAGCAGCTCTGACCACTTGTTTATTGAGAGGTCACAAAGGATCACAGTTGTGGACCCAGATGAGCACCACTCACAAGAAAATACTGGTACTGAGAATGAGACAGGCTTTGGTAGTGGGACACAGAAGAAACCTCCTAACATGGAAGTGCTAGAAATTCGAGCCCCAAACCCTATGCTCCcaccatataaatttaaaaccaACGTATTACCTTCACAACGAAAGGATTCATTCGGTCATTGGCAGAGAGGAGGGCCCCCCATTTCCTCAGCAGAAAGACGCAACAGGGATAAGAAGCGTCTTGATGATATCACAGCAGCTCGGCTTCTGCCGCTTCAccatctgcctgcacagctgctcTCCATAGAAGACTCTTTGGCACTTCAGAAACAGCAGGAACAGAATTATGAGGAGATGCAAGCCAAGCTCGCAGCACAAAAATTAGCAGAAAGACTGAATATTAAAATGTAG